DNA sequence from the Pseudomonadota bacterium genome:
GAAACAGATATGGATGCAGCAATTGAAAACTTTATTAAAAATAACCCAGAGCTACTTGCAAATACGCTCCAACGTTACACAATGAAAAAAGGTCTAGAGGATGCACATAAAGCTGCAGCTGTTGACCCTTCAATTGGCCCTAAAGATGCCAAAGTTGTGATGATTGAGTTTGGTGATTACCGTTGTGGGTACTGCCGTCGTGTTCAAGATACTCTAAAAGAGCTTCGTGCGGAGTACAAAGACCGTGTTCTATTTACATACAAAGCATTCCCGATTTTGAGTGAAGAATCTTACAATGCAGCGCTTGCAGTAAGTGCAGCACATCTGCAAGGTAAGTTCTGGGAATACAATAGCAAGATTTGGGATGGCCAGAGCCGTCTAGGGGAAGAGCTTTACATAGAAGCTGCTGAAGCTGTAGGCCTTTATATTGAAAATTTAAAAAAAGATCGTGAGTCTGATTAAATTAAACAGCGTATCGATTATTCTTCTGCGCTGGCCCACAAACACGGCGGTAGTGGAACACCATTCTTCCTGATTAATGGTGTAGGTGTTTCAGGGGCGCAGCCAATTGACTCATTTAAATCAATGTTAGATGAGATGCTAGAAAAGTATAGTGATATATAAATTGCTCCAGCATACATTTAAGGAAAGGAAGGTTCTATGAGACCTTCCTTTCCTTTGTTTTTACTTGCGGGTGTTTTGCTTGTTGTGATGGCTGCCATGCAGATCGCAACAATGCTGAACCCAGGCTGGAATGTTCCAACACCTGAGATTGGGCCTTTAGGGTTTGATCGTATGGTGGAAACACATCCTATTACTGTGCGTAAAAATAAAGAGCAGGCCATGCTTGCCCAGCAGAAATTGGGTGTAACACCTGATGTTGAGCACTCTATGAAAGAGTATGATCCTGCAGCGGTTTCTGCAGCTGTTGAACCACGTTATTTGACGGAACGTGTCAATCTCACTGTTGAGAGTTTTAACCCACTTGTAGGCCGTGGCGGAAGTGCTGCACAAATTGTCATTTTCACAGATGTGGATTGTTTGGATTGTAGGTTGCGTTTAAAGCAGTTTATGGAACAAGTTGATATTTATCGTGATGCCTCAAGGTTTGTATTGAAATTCTTACCTCAAGAAACAGATGAGTTTCGAGGGGGAATCTTTATGCAAATGGCATGGAATGGTGGCGTGTTTCAGCGCTTCTTCCCTATGATTCTAAACCATAAAGGTGATCTTCTTCCTGGGGATTACGTCAAGTACCTTGAAGAGGCTGGGCTGGACCTTGCAGCACAGCGCGTGATGATGTCTGAGCGTATGAGTCTAATGATTCGTGATTTGCAAAAGGATATTCATTTGGCTGAAGCTGTGAAAGTGCGCCGCCCGAATGCGTACTTTTTGAATGGTCGTCGTTTAGGTACACAAACTTACCCGCTTAAAGATGCGGATAAGTTTATTTTATCAGTACTATCTGGAAATTCTTTTTAAGATCTACTTTTTAAGTTTGAATACGTGACTGCAGTAAGGGCAGACAACAGTGTTTTCGTCACCCATGTTGAGGTAAACACGAGGGTGCTTGCTAAATTCAGGACCGTCACAGTGAACTTTTTTTGTTGTTACTTCAGTTACGTCTTTATTTGTTGCTTTAATTGGTTCAGCCATATCTTTATTCCTCATTATTGGTGGTGCGCCCTAAGGGAGTCGAACCCATGACCTCAGGCACCGGAAGCCTACGCTCTATCCAGCTGAGCTAAGGGCGCGCACGGTTTCAATATGCCGAATCAGATTCTTTTACTCAAGTTTTTTGTGTCCTGTGCTATCCTGCTAGCCGCAGCTTAAGGAGAAGAAAAATGATGAGAGACTTTGCGACAGGACTATACCCACTTTCTGAACCATTTAAGGTTGGGTATTTAGATGTAGGTGAGGGGCATAAAATCTATTACACCCAGTCAGGCAATAAAGATGGTCTTCCTGTTATTGTGTTCCATGGTGGCCCTGGTAGTCAGAGCAAGCCTAAGCATGCGCAAATTTTTAATCCTGAAAAGTATCATGTTATTCAGTTTGATCAGCGTGGCTGTGGGGAGAGCTTGCCATCTGGTGAGTTGGAGAATAACTCAACAGATCGTCTGCTTGCTGATGCAGAAAAGCTTCGTGAACATCTTGGCTTTGATAAGTGGCATGTATATGGCAGTAGTTGGGGCAGTACACTTGCGCTCCTTTATGCGCAAACATATACAAGTGTGAGCGATTCTCTTGTGATTTCTGCTGTCTTTTTAGCAGATAAGTTTTCAAGCAAATGGATGAACGGCGAAGGGCAAAACTATATTTACCCTGCGGAGTATGAAGAATTTCGATCTGTTGTACTAAAGGGTGGTGAAGGGTGCACAAGGCAGGCTGTCATTGATGGTCTCTTAAATGGGGGGCAGGCCCGTCAGGTTGAGGTGAGTAATGCGTTTAGTAAATGGCACCTTTGTGGTATGAACATGGAAGCTAGTGACTTTGATCCTGAAATGATGGAAGAGGAAGATGTGCTTGCGGGTGTGACAATGAACCGTTTGTTTGCGCATTATGATCAGAACGACTTCTTTATTGAAGAAGGCCAAATTCTGCGTGATATGGATAAGCTGAAAAATGTACAAGGTTTTGTGGTTCAGGGTCGCTTTGACATGTGCTGCCCACCAAAGGCTGCTTTTGATGTTTCAAAGGCTTGGCATGGGGGCACGTTAGTAGAAGTTCAAGCGGCATCTCATAGCACGGGGGCGCCGCACTTTAGCCAAGCTATTGTAAATGCAACAGATATTATTGCAGATAGGTTCTCAAAGTAAAATCACTCTTTATACTCGCCTAAGGTAAAGAGTTGCGCTAAAATAGCGCCACTAATAATAAGAAGCCCGAACTTTAAGAAAGGGAAACACATGGCTGAAGCCGCAGCAAAAGCAACTGAAAAAGAATACCCAGAAGGTTACACGCCAACTGAAGACGAGGAGTACATGGGTGCTCGTCAGTCGGCATTTTTTAGAGATATGCTCCTAAAGTGGCGTGAAGAGCTTTTGAAAGAGTCTGAAGAGACAATGAAAGAGCTTCAAAATAACAGCACGATTGAGTCTGATCTTAACGACCAAGCTTCTCTTGAATACGAGCAAACCCTTGAACTACGTACACGTGATCGTGAGCGTAAGCTCATCAACAAGATTGATGAAGCGCTTGAGCGTATTGAGGATGGTGAATTTGGCTACTGCGAAGAAACGGGTGATCCAATTGGTATTGGTCGTTTGATGGCGCGTCCGATTGCGACACTTTGCATTGAGGCAAAACGCCGCCAAGAGAAAAAAGAGAGCGGGTATGCCGGTTAAGTCTTCCTCTCGGAAGGTTCACGGTGTCGACGGGAAGCTTCTTGAGCTCCTTGTTTGTCCGCAAACAGGAGGTAGGCTTCAATATGACTCAAAAAACAATCGTCTTATAAGTCCTTCAGCAGGTTGCGCTTATCCTATAAGGGATGGCGTGCCTGTTATGTTGATTGAAGAATCTGAACCTTGGCAAAAAGGGAAAAAGTAATGATGGCACCAACAAGTTTGACAGTGACAGCTGATAAGAAAACATTGAGGGTCGGTTTTGATGGTATGGGAGAGGTTGCTCTCCCTTCTGAGCTTTTACGGGTGGAAAGTCCATCTGCAGAAGTGCGTGGCCATGGCGTTGGCCAAAAGCGCCTTGTTTACGGGAAGAAGAACGTGAAAATTTTGAATGTTTTGCCTGTTGGTCAATATGCGGTGAAACTCGTGTTTGACGACGGTCATGATACTGGGATTTACACATGGGATTTTCTGCATGAGATGGCAGAAAACAATGTTGCGATGATGGATACGTATCTGGCAAACCTTAAAGAGCACAAGTTGCCACGTGTGCAAGGATGTGGGGAGGGTTGCGGATGCGTTTAATTCTTGCTCTTTCTTTGTTTGTATCGGTACCTGCATTTGCAGAAATTGATGTACGTGCTGCATGGTTGAAGCCATCAGAACATGGTTTGAGCGGTGTGGTTTCAATGGATCTCCTTAATATGGGTGATAAAGATTTAACGCTTGTTGGGGCGTCTATTCCTGCGGGGAGAGAAGCAAGCCTTCAAAGAACAGAGCTTGGCGCATTTGGGCGCCGTATGCTTGAGCCTGTTTCTGAGGTGAAAATTCCAACGAATTCTTTTGTGAGCATGAATGAGAATGGTTTACATATTATGCTTCAAGGTGTAAAAGACGCCTTAACAATTGGTGCAGAAGTGCCTGTGACACTTGAGTTTAAAAATGCACCAGCACAAACAGTGCGCATTCCAATTCTTGGACGCGCGCCTGATGAAAGGGACATGTAATGATGTACGTATTTGATGTGGACAACACGCTTGTTCAGTCTAGCTTTACAATGACAGATGAAATGGCGGCTCTTTTTAAAGAGTATGTGGGCGATAACCCATACGTATTTGCATCTGGAAGTGATTTGAAGAAGATGAAAACGCAAATTCCTGCTGATCTTTTAGAGGGCGCTTATGCGCTTTTTCCTGTTATGGGTGGTGAAATGTGGGTGAATGGTGAAATGAAATACCAGCGCACATTTACATGGCCTGAAGGTTTGAAATCTATGCTGGAAAGCCAGCTTGAAGCGAGTAAGTATGAAGTACGTACGGGAGATCACATTCAAGACCGCACAACAATGGTGTGTTTTTCAACGGTTGGTAAGAACGCCAACCCAGAAGAGCGTGCAGCTTATGTAGAATTTGAAGATATAGCACAAGAACGTACACATATTGCAGATGAATTGCGCCGTGCGTTCCCAGAGCTTTCAATTACAATCGGTGGCCAGATTTCTATCGATATTTCTGAAGAGGGGAATGATAAAGGCCAGATCTTAAACGTGCTACGTAAAGAATACCAAGGCCCTATTACATTCTTTGGTGATAAAATTTATGAAGGCGGAAATGACTTTCCATTTGCTGTTGAACTTGAAAAAGAAACGGGGAACACAGTTGTAAAAGTAAATAGCTGGCTAGATACACGTGATCTGTTTTCAAGTGCAATGGTTAAGGTAGCTTAAGGAGCTTTATGGCAGAAACAATTATCTCAGCAAAGGGCCTGCAAAAATCATTCGGTGATTTTAAAGCTGTGCGCGGTATCGACTTTGAAATTGAGTCGGGTACATGTGTTGGGTTGCTTGGGCCAAACGGTGCAGGTAAAACAACCACGATGCGTATGCTTATGGGGCTGTCTGGTGTTTCTGGTGGTGAACTATCTGTGCTGGGTAAAAAGCCTGAAGACTTAAACCGTGAAGAGAAGTCTCGTATTGGCCTTGTGCCACAAATGGATAATTTGGATACGGATGTTTCTGTAACTGAAAACTTAGAAATTTACGGTCGCTTTTATGGTGTAGAGTGGGAAGAGTTGAATAAGCGCGTACCGCAACTTCTTAAATTTATGCAACTCTCAGATAAATCGCATGCTCGTGTAAACCAATTGTCTGGTGGTATGAAGCGTCGTTTGGTCATTGCGCGCGCTCTGATTTCTAACCCTGAAATTGTTTACTTGGATGAGCCAACAACAGGCCTTGACCCTCAAGTGCGTGTTCTCATTTGGAAACAAATTCTATCGCTGAAATCTCAGGGTAAAACACTGCTGCTTACAACGCACTACATGGATGAAGCACAGCGTTTGTGTGACCGCATCATTATTATTGATGAAGGTAAAGTGCTTGATGATGACACGCCAAAGAACCTGATTAAAAAGCATGTGAGTACGCATGTGGTTGAAGTGCCAAAAGCAGAGCTAAGTACATTTAAAACGTATGACGCTGACCAAGAAGATATTGGTGATGCTGTTCTTCTTTATGTGGATAAAATTGAGCCGTATGTGGCGCAAATTAAAAACCATCCGGGTGTCTTTTACCGTCCGGCAAACCTAGAGGATGTCTTCTTGCGTCTTACAGGCCGTTCATTAAGGGAGGGTGCATAATGCGAGACTTTATGTTGGTAGCAAAGACGCTTCTGCGTCGTAACTTCCTTGTCAATTACAGTACAAAGTGGACAACGCTTGCCAATAACCTTGGTAACCCGATTTTGTTCCTGTTTGCATTTGGTTATGGCCTTGGCGCGGTGATTGATGAAATGGGTGATGTGCCATACATTGCCTTTGTTGTGCCGGGAATGATTGCTTATGCAACGATGTTTACAGCCTCTTTTGAGGCAACAATTGGTGCGTTTAGCCGTTTTCAGTTCCTTAAAACATGGGATGCGATTCTGGCAACGCCTGTGCGTTTGAATCAGCTTCTTATGGCTGAGATTCTTTGGGGCGCACTTAAGGGTGTGTTTGCGGGAGCATGTGTATTTATTGTCGGTCTCGCTGTGGGCGGTGTGATCGATTTTGCTCAAGTTTGGCTTCTACTACCTATCTGTCTTTTGGCAAGTGCCTGCTTTATGACATGTGGTTTGGTGGCGACAGCCTATGCGCGTTGGTATGATTCGTTTAGCTATTTCTTTACGTTTTGGGTGTCACCAATGTTTATGTTCTGTGGCGTGTTCTTTAGTGTGGACCGCTTCCCTGAGTGGTTGCAGTGGTTTAGTTTCTTTCTGCCAATGACACCGTTTATTAATATGATTCGCCCGCTCACAACAGGCCTTCCAATTGATTGGGTGGAAATGGCGCTTAATGGTTTGTACCTTGTTGCGCTTACACTGTTTGCCTTCTGGGTGGCACACCGTAAAATTAAAAAACGTCTATTTGATTAAGGCCATTTTGCAATGAGAGAGATTATCTTCGATACGGAAACAACTGGAATGAGCCCGCAGGACGGCCACCGTATGGTGGAAATTGGTGCGATTGAGCTTATTGGTCGTGTGCCGTCTGGCAGAACCTATCACCAGTATATTAATCCTGAACGTGAAATTGATGCTGGTGCGATTCGTGTCCACGGGATTACCAATGAGCGTGTTAAGGATGAGCCAACGTTTAAAGAAATCGCAGATGACTTTCTAGAGTTTATTGGTGACGCGGCACTTGTTGCCCATAATGCACCTTTCGATATGAACTTTATGAACTTCCAGTATCAGGATATTGGTTACCCAGCACTTTCAAATGAAGTGATTGATACCATTCCAATGGCACGTAAGAAGTTCCCTGGTGCGCGTGTGAACTTGGATGCTTTGTGTAAACGTTTGGATGTTGATAACTCTGGCCGTACATTTCACGGAGCCCTTCTCGATAGTGAGCTTCTTGCGGAAGTGTACGTTCACCTAACGGGTGGTCTTCAAACGGGCCTTACATTTGAAGATGAAGGTTCTGATGAGGAAGAGGTGATTGATTTCGCGAATAAGGAAATCCTTAAAGCTTCATTTCAGGAACTTCGTACGTTTGCTGTGCCAGAGGCGGAGCAAAAAGCCCATGATGAGTTTGTAGAAAAATTTAAAGACTCTCTTTGGCAGCAAATCAAAGCGGGCAGTTCAGCCTCTTAAGATACTGTTTTAGCAGTCCTTAAAAAAGAGTGCTAAAAACATCTTGGCAAACTCATATAAAGAGTGCTAATATCCCTTCCATGGTTAAGGAATTAAATCAATTGAACGAGCGCTCTCAGGATATTCTGGGGGAAATTGTTGATATTTACACCCAAACAGGTACGCCTGTTGGGTCTAAAGCTATTGCTGAAAATCTGCCACAAAAAATCTCATCTGCGACGATTCGTAATGTGATGGCTGAGCTTGAGGCAAAGGGTTATTTGAAGAGTCCTCATACTTCTGCTGGGCGTGTACCAACAGATGATGCGTTTCGTTTCTATGCGCAGGGCCTTGTGCAAGCAAATGCCATTGATAAAGATATTGAAAAGCAAATTTCTGAATACTTTGCGGAGGACCGTGAAGTAAAAGAGATTATGGATAACATGTCAGGGCTTCTTTCAAGTCTGACCTCTTGCGCTAGTGTTGTGGTTGCACCACGTTTAGAGCGTGAAGAGCTTAAGCAAATGGAATTTGTGCGTTTACAAAATGATCAAGTTTTAGCTGTTCTTGTTGGTCACAATGGTTCAATTGAAAATCGCATGATACATGTGCCAGATAATATTGATGAAGATACACTCAATCAGGCAGCCCTTCGCCTTAAAGAGCATATTGATGGCATGACGCTTGCTGATGCGCGTGTTGAGATGATGGAAGGCCTTATGGAGCAGAAGAACCGTGTGGATCAGTTGATGAACAGCATGATGGGTGCAGCTGAAACATGGGGACAGGCGCCTGATACAGATAGTGCGCTTGTGGTTGCAGGTAGTCAAAACCTATTCCAGTACCCTGAGCTTGTACGCGATCAACTGAAAAACGTATTTAGCGCCTTTGAAGAAAAGCGCATGTTGATGGCTCTGATGAACGAAGTTCAGAAGGGTGAAGGCGTTCAATTATTTATTGGTAAAGATTGCCCAATTGATAGCGCAGAAGAGTTTTCTATGGTCACAACAACATACGGAAGTGACGATAAATCAATTATGGGGACGCTTGGGGTAATTGGACCTGTGCGTATGGACTATAAAAAAACCATTCAAGTTGTCGATTATACGGGCAAAATGCTTTCACGTGTGATAAATGAAAGACGCCTAGCGGCAAAGTAAGATTTAAGAGGGATTAAGGTTTAGTAAAATGACAGAGCAAAAAGCTGAAAACTTTGAACAAGACGTAGCTATGGAAACAGAAGCTGAAGCGGCAGTAGAAGGAGCTGAAAACACAGCTGAAACTGAGCTTGCTGAGTGGAAGGATAAAGCCTACCGTCTTGCAGCTGAAATGGAAAACCTGAAGAAGCGTACGCAAAAAGAAGTGACAGATGCACGCCAGTTTGCGGTATCTAGCTTTGCACGTGAAATGCTTGGTGTTCAGGATAACTTCCTTCGCGCCCTTGATGAAATGAACAAGACAGAAGAAACACCTGAAATTAAAACATTGAAAGAAGGTGTGGCTATGGTTGCGCATCAGATGGATAAAGCGATGGAAAAGTTTGAGGTTAAGGCAGTGAAGACTGTGGGTGAGAAATTTAACCCAGACCAACACCAAGCGATGTTTGAAGTGCCAACGGATGAACATGAAGAAGGCACGGTTGTACAGGAAGTTTTAAAAGGTTACATGATCGGGGAAAGACTGCTACGCCCAGCTATGGTTGGAGTTGCTAAAGCAGGTTCAGGGGAGAAGTAAGTGAGAAAAAACCAAGTTTTAAATAAGGAAGCTCCAAGGCCAACACCAGATGAACTTTCAGGTGTCGTAAAAGAAGCCGAGAAGAATGAGGAGTTTTCAAAAGGGGTATGGCCAGGGCCAAAAAAAGCAACGGGAGCACAAAGCTTCATGATGTTTGACCCCAACAAGCGCATGGTCCACGTGGTGTGGGACACGCAAAAAGTAATTAAACACTAATTTAAAAATTCTATAACTAGGAGAGAAAAATGAGCAAAGTAATCGGTATTGACCTAGGAACAACAAACTCATGTGTAGCTGTGATGGACGGCGACACACCTAAAGTGATTGAGAACGCTGAAGGTGCACGCACAACACCATCTATCGTTGGTTTCACAAAAGACGGTGAGCGTCTTGTTGGTATGTCTGCAAAGCGCCAAGCTGTGACAAACCCAGACGGTACACTTTACGCAATTAAGCGTCTGATCGGTCGTCCATTTAACGACGAGAGTGTGAAGAAGGATCAGGAAATTGTTCCTTACAAAATCGTAAAAGCTGACAACGGCGATGCTTGGGTGGAAGTAGAAGATAAGAAATACTCTCCATCAGAAGTATCAGCAATGATTCTTCAAAAGATGAAGAAAACAGCTGAAGACTTCCTTGGTTCTGACGTAACAGATGCGGTTGTAACAGTGCCTGCATACTTTAACGATGCACAACGCCAAGCAACAAAAGATGCTGGTAAGATTGCTGGCCTAAACGTTCTGCGTCTTGTGAACGAGCCAACAGCTGCTGCACTTGCTTACGGTTTTTCTGAAGATGGTGATGACACGAAACACGTAATTGTTTACGACCTTGGTGGTGGTACATTTGATGTCTCTGTTCTTGAAATTGGTGACGGCGTTGTTGAAGTAAAAGCAACAAATGGTGACACCTTCCTTGGCGGTGAAGACTTTGATAACCGTATCATTGACTTCCTTGCTGATGAATTTATGAAAACAGATAGCGTAGACCTGCGTAAAGACAAGATGGCTCTTCAGCGTCTTAAAGACGAAGCTGAAAAAGCGAAGAAAGAACTGTCTTCTTCAACAAGCATTGAAGTGAACCTACCGTTCATTACAGCTGATGCGTCTGGCCCTAAGCACCTGCAAATTAAGCTGACACGTGCGAAGCTTGAAACAATTGTTGCTGACCTGATTTCACGCACAATGGAACCTTGCAAAGCCGCTCTTAAAGATGCAGGCCTAGACAAGAGCGAAATCAACGATGTTCTTCTTGTAGGTGGTATGACACGTATGCCTAAAGTACAGGAAGAAGTTGAGAAGTTCTTCGGTAAGGCGCCAAACAAAGGTGTAAACCCTGATGAAGTTGTTGCCTCTGGTGCAGCGATTCAAGGTGGTATTCTACGTGGTGACGTTAAAGACGTTCTTCTACTAGATGTAACGCCTCTAAGCCTTGGTATTGAGACGCTTGGTGGTGTGTTTACGGCTCTGATTGACCGTAACACAACAATTCCAACGAAGAAGTCTCAGGTGTTCTCTACTGCGGAAGACAACCAAAGCGCTGTAACAATTCGTGTGTTCCAGGGTGAGCGACCAATGGCTGCGGATAACAAAACACTGGGTCAATTTGATCTTGTGGGTATCCCATCAGCGCCACGTGGTGTGCCACAGATTGAAGTCACATTCGATATTGATGCAAACGGTATCGTTCACGTATCTGCAAAAGATAAGGGGACTGGTAAAGAGCAGTCTATCCGTATCCAAGCATCTGGTGGTCTAAACGATGACGATATCGAGCGCATGGTGAAAGAAGCTGAGCAAAACGCTGATGCTGATAAAGCACGCCGTGAAGCTGTAGATCTGCGTAACGAGTCTGAATCTCTTGTTGACTCTGTTGAGAAGCAACTGAGCGAGAACGGTGACAAAGTTTCTGACGAAGTGAAAACAGACATCGAAGCGAAGATCAAAGAACTGAAAGATCTTCTTGAAGATGAAAATGTTGACACTGAGGCCTTGAAAGAGAAGAAAGAAGCTCTTATGAATTCAGCAATGCAAATGGGTCAGGCGATCTATGAGCAACAACAAGCTGAAGGTGGTGCTGAAGGCGCAGAAACAGAAGCTAAAGCAGAGGATGACGGTGTGGTTGACGCAGAATTTGAAGACGTTGACGACGCTGACGGCAAAGAAAAGTCTGCTTAATTAGAAGCGTTCGAAATGGTGAGGGGGCCTATATGGGCCCCTCAGCCGTGAAAGGAGAGAAATGATGAAATACATGATAGCAATGGGGTTAGCAGTCTTGGTGGCAGGTTCTGCTCATGCGTATGACTCAGGTAATGTGAGTAACGCTTTAGGTTATAGTAGTTCATCAGCACGAAGTACATCGGGTTACAGGTCTGGTGGTATTCGAGGCTTGAGCTTTTACAAGCGTGGCTCTCATGTTTCTTCTTTTGGTAAGGGCGGTCAGGTGACACCTTGTATTAACTGCAAAGGTGCTTCTGGCATTAAATATAGAATTATTACGGCTAAGCCGAACCCGCCACTTCCTTCAGGGAACTGGCGATACGGCCATGGCCCAAACTACAGGACATCTAGACGATAATGGCTGATTATTACCAAGAACTTGGCCTTGCTAAAGGCGCTTCGGATGCTGAAATCAAAAAGGCGTACCGTAAGCTTGCTATGAAATACCACCCAGACCGAAACCAGGGTGATGAAGCTGCTGAGAAGAAGTTCAAAACGATCAATGAAGCTTATGACATTCTAAAAGATCCTCAAAAGAAATCAGCTTATGACCGCATGGGCCATGATGCCTTTAGCCAAATGGGTGGCGGTGGCGCTGGCGGGCCTGGTGCAGGTGGCTTTGGCGGCGGCGCTGGTTTTGGTGATTTTGGTGATATGTTTGAAGACCTGTTTGGTGACGTGTTTGGCGGCGGTGGTCGTCGTACGCAGCAAGCAGATACACGCGGGAATGACCTGCGCTATAACCTTGCTGTTGACCTTGAAGATGCCTTTAAAGGTAAAAAAGCCAATGTGAAGATTCCAACGCAAGCAGCTTGTGATACGTGCGATGGCACAGGTGCTAAGAAGGGTACAGATGTTAAAACATGTCATACTTGTGGCGGTGCTGGTGAAGTGCGCGTTCAACAAGGTTTCTTCAGCGTTGTGCGTTCTTGTCATACGTGTGGCGGTACAGGAAAGATTATTCCAGACCCTTGCACAAGCTGTGGCGGTAAAGGCCGTGTGCGTAAAGAGCGTACGCTGAGTGTGAACATTCCAGCAGGTGTTGATGAAGGTACACGCATTCGTTTGAGTGGTGAAGGTGAAGCAGGCATGCAGGGCGGTCGTCCAGGTGACCTTTACATCTTTATCTCTCTTAAGCCGCATAAGCTCTTTAAGCGTGAAGGCTTAGACCTCTCTATGGACATTCCAGTGAGCTTTGTTGATGCAGCCCTTGGTGGCGAGCTTGAAGTGCCATCAGTGGATGGTGGTAAAGCGAAAATGAGCCTGCCTGAAGGAACGCAGTCTGGCCAAGTCTTCCGTATGCGTGGCAAAGGTATGCCAGAGCTTAACGGTAGCCGTCGTGGTGACATGTTTGTGAAAGTGAACGTGGAAGTGCCACGCAAACTTACAAAACGTCAGAAAGAGCTTCT
Encoded proteins:
- a CDS encoding ABC transporter permease, with product MRDFMLVAKTLLRRNFLVNYSTKWTTLANNLGNPILFLFAFGYGLGAVIDEMGDVPYIAFVVPGMIAYATMFTASFEATIGAFSRFQFLKTWDAILATPVRLNQLLMAEILWGALKGVFAGACVFIVGLAVGGVIDFAQVWLLLPICLLASACFMTCGLVATAYARWYDSFSYFFTFWVSPMFMFCGVFFSVDRFPEWLQWFSFFLPMTPFINMIRPLTTGLPIDWVEMALNGLYLVALTLFAFWVAHRKIKKRLFD
- a CDS encoding HAD-IIB family hydrolase, whose amino-acid sequence is MMYVFDVDNTLVQSSFTMTDEMAALFKEYVGDNPYVFASGSDLKKMKTQIPADLLEGAYALFPVMGGEMWVNGEMKYQRTFTWPEGLKSMLESQLEASKYEVRTGDHIQDRTTMVCFSTVGKNANPEERAAYVEFEDIAQERTHIADELRRAFPELSITIGGQISIDISEEGNDKGQILNVLRKEYQGPITFFGDKIYEGGNDFPFAVELEKETGNTVVKVNSWLDTRDLFSSAMVKVA
- the dnaQ gene encoding DNA polymerase III subunit epsilon is translated as MREIIFDTETTGMSPQDGHRMVEIGAIELIGRVPSGRTYHQYINPEREIDAGAIRVHGITNERVKDEPTFKEIADDFLEFIGDAALVAHNAPFDMNFMNFQYQDIGYPALSNEVIDTIPMARKKFPGARVNLDALCKRLDVDNSGRTFHGALLDSELLAEVYVHLTGGLQTGLTFEDEGSDEEEVIDFANKEILKASFQELRTFAVPEAEQKAHDEFVEKFKDSLWQQIKAGSSAS
- a CDS encoding zinc-finger domain-containing protein, producing the protein MAEPIKATNKDVTEVTTKKVHCDGPEFSKHPRVYLNMGDENTVVCPYCSHVFKLKK
- a CDS encoding DUF971 domain-containing protein, which produces MMAPTSLTVTADKKTLRVGFDGMGEVALPSELLRVESPSAEVRGHGVGQKRLVYGKKNVKILNVLPVGQYAVKLVFDDGHDTGIYTWDFLHEMAENNVAMMDTYLANLKEHKLPRVQGCGEGCGCV
- a CDS encoding copper chaperone PCu(A)C — translated: MRLILALSLFVSVPAFAEIDVRAAWLKPSEHGLSGVVSMDLLNMGDKDLTLVGASIPAGREASLQRTELGAFGRRMLEPVSEVKIPTNSFVSMNENGLHIMLQGVKDALTIGAEVPVTLEFKNAPAQTVRIPILGRAPDERDM
- a CDS encoding thioredoxin domain-containing protein; this encodes MKAWLWSAAIVGGLGAYALTQGAPVTSAHAETDMDAAIENFIKNNPELLANTLQRYTMKKGLEDAHKAAAVDPSIGPKDAKVVMIEFGDYRCGYCRRVQDTLKELRAEYKDRVLFTYKAFPILSEESYNAALAVSAAHLQGKFWEYNSKIWDGQSRLGEELYIEAAEAVGLYIENLKKDRESD
- the dksA gene encoding RNA polymerase-binding protein DksA — encoded protein: MAEAAAKATEKEYPEGYTPTEDEEYMGARQSAFFRDMLLKWREELLKESEETMKELQNNSTIESDLNDQASLEYEQTLELRTRDRERKLINKIDEALERIEDGEFGYCEETGDPIGIGRLMARPIATLCIEAKRRQEKKESGYAG
- a CDS encoding Trm112 family protein codes for the protein MPVKSSSRKVHGVDGKLLELLVCPQTGGRLQYDSKNNRLISPSAGCAYPIRDGVPVMLIEESEPWQKGKK
- a CDS encoding ATP-binding cassette domain-containing protein, whose protein sequence is MAETIISAKGLQKSFGDFKAVRGIDFEIESGTCVGLLGPNGAGKTTTMRMLMGLSGVSGGELSVLGKKPEDLNREEKSRIGLVPQMDNLDTDVSVTENLEIYGRFYGVEWEELNKRVPQLLKFMQLSDKSHARVNQLSGGMKRRLVIARALISNPEIVYLDEPTTGLDPQVRVLIWKQILSLKSQGKTLLLTTHYMDEAQRLCDRIIIIDEGKVLDDDTPKNLIKKHVSTHVVEVPKAELSTFKTYDADQEDIGDAVLLYVDKIEPYVAQIKNHPGVFYRPANLEDVFLRLTGRSLREGA
- the pip gene encoding prolyl aminopeptidase encodes the protein MMRDFATGLYPLSEPFKVGYLDVGEGHKIYYTQSGNKDGLPVIVFHGGPGSQSKPKHAQIFNPEKYHVIQFDQRGCGESLPSGELENNSTDRLLADAEKLREHLGFDKWHVYGSSWGSTLALLYAQTYTSVSDSLVISAVFLADKFSSKWMNGEGQNYIYPAEYEEFRSVVLKGGEGCTRQAVIDGLLNGGQARQVEVSNAFSKWHLCGMNMEASDFDPEMMEEEDVLAGVTMNRLFAHYDQNDFFIEEGQILRDMDKLKNVQGFVVQGRFDMCCPPKAAFDVSKAWHGGTLVEVQAASHSTGAPHFSQAIVNATDIIADRFSK
- the hrcA gene encoding heat-inducible transcriptional repressor HrcA, which gives rise to MVKELNQLNERSQDILGEIVDIYTQTGTPVGSKAIAENLPQKISSATIRNVMAELEAKGYLKSPHTSAGRVPTDDAFRFYAQGLVQANAIDKDIEKQISEYFAEDREVKEIMDNMSGLLSSLTSCASVVVAPRLEREELKQMEFVRLQNDQVLAVLVGHNGSIENRMIHVPDNIDEDTLNQAALRLKEHIDGMTLADARVEMMEGLMEQKNRVDQLMNSMMGAAETWGQAPDTDSALVVAGSQNLFQYPELVRDQLKNVFSAFEEKRMLMALMNEVQKGEGVQLFIGKDCPIDSAEEFSMVTTTYGSDDKSIMGTLGVIGPVRMDYKKTIQVVDYTGKMLSRVINERRLAAK